Proteins encoded within one genomic window of Triticum aestivum cultivar Chinese Spring chromosome 2D, IWGSC CS RefSeq v2.1, whole genome shotgun sequence:
- the LOC123051348 gene encoding probable pectate lyase 4, translated as MGARASCFSRLCCCWISFPSPDPRPPRPPPTPAAAAAAAYLPCPGMDAETGPGTVTTEAHRPPQPRTPYADADRTLRALAAAAEGFGRRAIGGLHGALYHVTSLQDDGHGTLREACRAKEPLWIVFEVSGDIHLHTYLRVSSHKTIDGRGQRVRLTGKGLQLKDCHHVIVCNLQFEAGRGHDVDGIQIKPGSTNIWIDRCSLADYDDGLIDITRQSTDITVSRCHFARHDKTMLIGADPTHVDDRCIRVTIHHCFFDGTRQRHPRLRFGKVHLYNNYTRDWGIYAVCAGVEAQIVSQCNIYEGGHKKTVFKYMPEKAADREETVAGWIRSEGDAFLHGALPCLVDGPGAECVFRPEEYYDRWTMEAASPALKEVIQLCAGWQPVPRPPDC; from the exons ATGGGCGCCCGTGCCTCCTGTTTCTCCCGCCTCTGCTGTTGCTGGATCTCCTTCCCCTCCCCCGACCCCCGGCCCCCGCGTCCTCCTCcgactccagccgccgccgccgccgcagcctacCTCCCCTGCCCCGGCATGGACGCCGAGACGGGGCCGGGGACGGTGACGACGGAGGCCCACCGCCCCCCGCAGCCGCGGACGCCCTACGCCGATGCGGACCGCACCCtccgcgccctcgccgccgccgccgagggctTCGGCCGCCGCGCCATCGGGGGCCTCCACGGCGCCCTCTACCACGTCACCTCCCTCCAAG ACGACGGGCACGGGACGCTGCGGGAGGCGTGCCGGGCCAAGGAGCCGCTGTGGATCGTCTTCGAGGTGTCCGGCGACATCCACCTCCACACCTACCTCCGGGTCTCCTCCCACAAGACCATCGACGGGCGGGGCCAGCGGGTCCGGCTCACCGGCAAGGGGCTCCAGCTCAAGGACTGCCACCACGTCATCGTCTGCAACCTCCAGTTCGAGGCTGGCCGGGGCCACGACGTCGACGGCATCCAGATCAAGCCCGGCTCCACCAACATCTGGATCGACCGCTGCTCCCTCGCCGACTACGACGACGGCCTCATCGACATCACCCGCCAGAGCACCGACATCACCGTCTCCAG ATGCCACTTTGCAAGGCATGACAAGACGATGCTCATCGGCGCGGACCCGACGCACGTCGACGACAGGTGCATCAGGGTGACCATCCACCATTGCTTCTTCGACGGCACGCGGCAGAGGCACCCGCGCCTGCGCTTCGGCAAGGTCCACCTCTACAACAACTACACCAGGGACTGGGGCATATACGCCGTCTGCGCCGGTGTCGAAGCTCAG ATTGTGTCCCAGTGCAACATATACGAAGGAGGGCATAAGAAGACGGTCTTCAAGTACATGCCGGAGAAG GCTGCTGACAGAGAAGAGACGGTGGCTGGGTGGATCCGGTCGGAGGGCGACGCGTTCCTGCATGGGGCGCTGCCGTGCCTGGTCGACGGTCCGGGTGCCGAGTGCGTCTTCAGGCCGGAGGAGTACTACGACAGGTGGACGATGGAGGCGGCGTCGCCGGCTCTCAAGGAGGTCATTCAGCTCTGCGCTGGGTGGCAGCCTGTGCCCAGGCCCCCAGACTGCTAG
- the LOC123051349 gene encoding GSH-induced LITAF domain protein, protein MATTKAAGEEPALGIPYNPAQAQGSYYYPPDPYAAGRVPPNAIYAGAPKGVPLQHTMFRDTPAPFHCQSCGDAAVTSVRSKPSVASVVACMMPFFLGVCFLCPSMDCLWHKQHYCPSCGEMVAEFKKDDPCIVVDPTSWTEPSFAVPA, encoded by the exons ATGGCGACGAccaaggccgccggcgaggagccgGCCCTCGGCATCCCGTACAACCCGGCGCAGGCCCAGGGCAGCTACTACTACCCGCCGGACCCCTACGCGGCGGGGCGGGTGCCGCCGAACGCGATCTACGccggcgcgcccaagggggtgccGCTGCAGCACACCATGTTCCGCGACACGCCCGCCCCCTTCCACTGCCAGTCCTGCGGCGACGCCGCCGTCACCTCCGTCCG GTCGAAGCCGAGCGTCGCATCAGTTGTGGCTTGCATGATGCCCTTCTTTCTGGGCGTGTGCTTCCTGTGCCCCTCCATGGACTGCCTCTGGCACAAACAGCACTACTGCCCCAGCTGTGGAGAAATG GTGGCTGAGTTCAAGAAGGACGACCCGTGCATCGTCGTCGACCCAACCAGCTGGACCGAGCCAAGTTTTGCCGTGCCTGCTTAG
- the LOC123048545 gene encoding uncharacterized protein — protein MDQFHDGHHVRLRNLVQRTYLHAADDGVGVTLHERRASMNAAWAVHIYHGGDGDGDGDGQSLLLHSAAYGRYLAAAARPARLGHRGLRAELSDYDLPEVEAIVWRAVGSGFEDDVVLLRHLGGRYLRANGKYLPWNSSGVSVDDDASPMMYWVVEPIPFREAGMPAIPGPLPTRPRCLSAIFGSPGRRILFVRALEDGFYPEEVDGWRLFLFKGRSVFRLRDDLAFRVAAGVDDPNIAMCVRAGRYGRLTPLVVDLPHGGYGEGETLEIVVFLAGTPAYNALRYPDVDA, from the exons ATGGACCAGTTCCACGACGGGCACCACGTGCGGCTGCGGAACCTCGTGCAGCGCACCTACCTCCACGCCGCCGACGACGGGGTGGGCGTCACGCTCCACGAGCGCCGCGCGTCCATGAACGCGGCGTGGGCGGTGCATATTTACCACGGCGGAGACGGCGATGGAGACGGCGACGGCCAGAGCCTGCTCCTCCACAGCGCCGCCTACGGCCGCTACCTTGCCGCCGCGGCCAGGCCGGCACGGCTCGGCCACAGAGGCCTCCGCGCGGAGCTGAGCGACTACGACCTTCCGGAGGTGGAGGCCATCGTGTGGCGGGCCGTCGGGTCGGGCTTCGAGGACGACGTCGTCCTGCTCCGCCACCTCGGCGGCCGCTACCTCCGCGCCAACGGCAAGTACCTCCCCTGGAACTCCTCCGGCGTCAGCGTCGACGACGACGCCAGCCCCATGATGTACTGGGTCGTCGAGCCCATCCCTTTCAGAGAGGCGGGCATGCCTGCCATTCCTGGTCCGCTTCCG ACTCGCCCAAGATGCCTCTCCGCCATATTCGGTTCTCCCGGACGGCGGATCCTGTTCGTGCGGGCGCTCGAGGACGGGTTCTACCCCGAGGAGGTCGACGGCTGGCGCCTGTTCTTGTTCAAGGGGAGGTCCGTGTTCCGCCTGAGGGACGACCTGGCGTTCCGCGTCGCTGCCGGCGTGGACGACCCGAACATCGCCATGTGCGTCCGAGCGGGCCGCTACGGGAGACTGACCCCGCTCGTCGTCGACCTGCCCCATGGCGGCTACGGCGAGGGCGAGACCCTCGAGATTGTCGTTTTCCTGGCCGGGACACCTG CCTACAATGCGCTGCGATACCCGGATGTCGATGCATAG